TATACAATCCATAACTTTAAACATCAGGGAATTTTTGGCCATGAAGTGCTTCATGCAACCGGGCTTGGCAGACCTGAGCATTTTTTTGATCACAACCGTTTAAAAGATAACCACAATCATCTGGCACTTAATTGTATGAAGGGCGGAATAGTTTATTCCAACTTTGTTACCACAGTGTCGCCACATCACGCTTGGGAGGCTCGCTTTACAGACCAAGGCTACGGTCTTAACCACACACTCCACCAGCATCACCAGAAATTTGGCGGCATTTTAAATGGTATCGATTACGCAACATGGAATCCAGAAATCGACCCTCTTCTTGCAGCCCGCTATTCAGCTGAAACAATTCAGGACAAATACATAAACAAAGAAGCTCTGAGAGATCGTCTTTGGCTTAATAGAGGAGTTAAGCCAATAATTGCATACATTGGGCGACTTGATGAACAAAAAGGGTTAGATCTCGTATACCACTCAATACACCATGCATTGAGTAGAGACGCTCAGTTTGTGCTGCTTGGAACAGCTTCCAATCATTCAATACACTGCAAATTTCAGGACCTCAAGCACCAACTCAACGACAATCCTGATTGCCATATAGAACTAAGTTTTAATGAGGAGCTTTCTCATCTTATTTACGCTGGAGCTGATATGGTGATTGTTCCAAGCGCATTTGAACCTTGCGGACTCACACAAATTATTGCCCTAAAATATGGAACAGTTCCAATAGTCCGCTCTGTTGGCGGTCTCTCTAGCACTGTTTTCGATTACAATTACAGCGAAAAACCCATGCTGTCACGCAATGGTTACACTTTTGATAATTTTGATACTTACGCTGTTGAATCGACTCTAAATCGTACTATAGGGCTTTACTATGACTTTCCACATGAATTCAGACAGTTAATGATAAATGGAATGAACTGTGATTACTCTTGGAATCATCCTGGGTCACATTATGTAAATATATTTAACCTTATAAGACACAAATAGGCAACTGGAAAGGAGCATCGCATGAAGGATTCACATTCTCAGTCCGATACTATTGATGGTCTCCCCAATATTATGGTTGTAAAAGAAACAGAAGATGTGGTTAATTCTTCCAAAGGTAAGGCTGTTTATACTCCCAATTCTAAGATTAATTTCAATTCCATAAAAAGCGCATGTGCAATTGCACTGCACATGCATCAGCCCCTGATTCCTGCGGGCGGGTCTGATTTAAGTAGTGCTGAGTTGATCTCTAATCTTCAGCACATGATGGAAAACCAGGGTATTGGTGATAATCACAATGCTCCAACTTTCGCCTGGTGCTACAAAAGAATGGGTGAGTTTGTCCCTCAGCTTTTAAGCGAAGGTAAAGAACCTCGGGCGATGTTGGAATACTCCGGTACGCTGTTTTATGGTTTAAAAAAAATGGGGCTACACGATGTTTTAGATGCGCTTAGGAATGTAACCGTAAATCCGGAAATGCGCCACACCATCGAATGGCTTGGTTGCCCCTGGGGGCACGCGGTGGCACCGTCTACTCCGGTGCAAGATTACAAATTACACGTCAAAGCCTGGCAGCAACACTTTGCTTCCATTTTTGGAAATGAAGCATTAAGCAGGGTTCGAGGTTTTTCTCCTTCGGAAATGGCTCTTCCAAACCATCCTGATATTGCATATGAATTCGTTAAAACTCTGAAGGACTGTGGTTATAGCTGGGTTCTTGTTCAGGAACATACTGTAGAGCAGGAAAATACCGGACACGGCCTCGAAAAGAAACATCTACCCCACCTACTCGTATGCAAAAACAGCGAAGGCAAAGAGATTAGTATCGTTGCACTAATTAAAACTCAGGGAAGTGACACAAAGCTTGTTGCACAGATGCAACCATACTACGAAGCGACCAGTTTGTCCAGATGGGAACTTGCAGGCAAACAGGTACCACCACTTGTAACACAAATTGCTGATGGAGAGAACGGTGGAGTAATGATGAATGAGTTTCCACCAAAATTCCAGGAAGTCGTTCGCAATGCAAGCGGATCTGAAGTGCCTTTAATGAATGGAACTGAATACCTGGAGCACCTCTTTTCCATTGGAATCACGGAACATGATCTACCTAGAATTCAGCCCCTTTTACAGAAAAGAATCTGGGATAGGGTTAATCCTGGTGACGGCCCCGAAAAGCTAAATAAATCTATTGAAGAACTTAAAAAAGAGGACGGAAGTTTCCATGTAGAGGGAGGAAGCTGGACCAGTGACATTTCCTGGGTTAAAGGTTATCAGGATGTACTTGACCCTATCGATAAATTGAGTGCTCAATTCAACCAAAAAGTGCTCGAAAATGGAGCAGAACGAAATGACAGCAAGTATCTAAATGCGCTCTACCACCTGCTGGTTTCTCAAACAAGCTGTTACCGCTACTGGGGACAGGGGATATGGACCGATTATGCAAAAGAGATATGTAGAAGAGGAATGGAAATAGTTAACGCTAACTTTAAATAGGCTTGCCTCAAGACAAAGAGGGTTCTACCCTCTTTGTCTTTGTCACTTGTATATAGACAGTGATCTCTTAAGTTGCAATGTAAAAAAATAAAGAATTTAGGGTGTAATTATTCTTGATGAAGCATATTTATCGATTTTTTTATGCAATTGGTTTTGTTTCTCTTCCAGTATATGTACCATTTCTTCAGGAGAAAAGCAGCTCCAATCTCTCTTCATTGTTCCTGCCCCAAAATCATGACACCCATCTTCGATATTTAGTATTCTTCCCTCTTTATCTAACTGTGAAAAGCGATCAATGCAACGAGCTGCGTAGTATTGAACAATATTATCCATTACCTTTTGTTCATTGTGTGTGTGCTTTGGCATATCTTTTAATATTTCTTTAAAAATAATAGCTGCAGCCTCCATTTTATCTTTTTTAAAATACAGTCTGATACCTTCCTGTAATTTATCCTTCATCTTGTTCTTAAATGCCACCACAGTGGAAGGACTATGGGCATATACTTCATAGACTTCCATCTTTTTGTGGTATCCTTTTACTTTTATTATATCAACAAGCCTGCATTCTTCAAATTCAGTAAGATCTTCAAATATTTCTCTGGTAATAATAATTTCAAGCCCGTAGAGTTTGGCTATATGTTCTAATCGGGAGCAAATATTTACGGCAGCTCCAATATATGTTCTATCAAGTTTTTGCATTCCTCCGATATTCGCTTCAAGTGCATATCCTTTTGATATACTTATTACATTTCCAATCTTTTCAAGCCCAGCAAAGACCAGTTGTTTGTTGTATATCTGTAATCGTCTTCGCATCTCTAGGGCTGCTGTAACGGCTGATGCCCC
This is a stretch of genomic DNA from Chitinispirillales bacterium ANBcel5. It encodes these proteins:
- a CDS encoding glycogen synthase, giving the protein MYIVQVASELAPLAKVGGLADVVCGLSWELSIRGNEVEVILPKYDCMRYDQIWGLTPSFNDLWVPWFGGGVHCTVWFGFVHGRKCFFIDPHSGDNFFNRNTFYGCNDDVLRYAFFSKAALEFLLQSGKRPDIIHCHDWQTGLLPVMLFEQYTHTDMQFQRACYTIHNFKHQGIFGHEVLHATGLGRPEHFFDHNRLKDNHNHLALNCMKGGIVYSNFVTTVSPHHAWEARFTDQGYGLNHTLHQHHQKFGGILNGIDYATWNPEIDPLLAARYSAETIQDKYINKEALRDRLWLNRGVKPIIAYIGRLDEQKGLDLVYHSIHHALSRDAQFVLLGTASNHSIHCKFQDLKHQLNDNPDCHIELSFNEELSHLIYAGADMVIVPSAFEPCGLTQIIALKYGTVPIVRSVGGLSSTVFDYNYSEKPMLSRNGYTFDNFDTYAVESTLNRTIGLYYDFPHEFRQLMINGMNCDYSWNHPGSHYVNIFNLIRHK